In Flavimarina sp. Hel_I_48, the DNA window CAAGGTATAAGATTTAGTTAATTCAAAATATCCACCCAGTAATAGGAAACAACAAAAATCCCCCGAAAACGGAGGATTTCAAACATTAAAATGTCTTCTAGCCTAGTTTTTAGGCATTAATACGGTATTTATACCGTGAATAACACCATTACTGCCTTTTATATCCGCTTGTTCTACAGTTGCCTGACCATCATTCGCATCAGTAACGATCACTTTGTCTCCATCTAAAGAAGCAATAAGTTTACCACCTTCTAATGTTGTGATCTCAAATTCGCCATCATTTTCCTTAATGGCTTTTGTAATATCTGCTGCACCGTATTCACCAGCAACGACGTGGTAGGTCAAAATACCTGTCAATTTTTCTTTATTCTCTGGTTTCAGTAAAGTTTCCAAGGTACCCTCTGGAAGTTTAGAAAATGCCTGATTTGTAGGGGCAAAGATAGTAAAGGGACCGTCACTTTGAAGGGTTTCACCTAAACCAGCAGCCTGTACGCCTTGAACCAGGGTTGAAAATTGGTCGTTTGACATTGCAATGTCAGCAACGGTCTCACCATCTTCCATAGTCTCCGTATCTGTGGTCATGGTTTGCTCTTCTGTAGTTGAATCCATTTGATCGTCAGTCGTTTTCTTATTTTCCTTACATGCAGAGAAAAGTAAAGCTACAGCGGCTAAACCAGTTATTAATTTTTTCATAGTTCTCTAATTAATTAATTTTTGTCAAAGATAACTGAGAAATCGTTAAACATACGCTAAGCACTACCTAAGCTTACGTTAATTCTCTGGTAGAAATGTAACGCCATTGCTATCCGTTTTTTTGCTAATTTGTGATCTTAACGAGATCAAACCAACCAACTATTATGCGAAAAATTTTACATCTTTTACTATTGCTTTCATTTTCAGTCTGTTTTAGCCAGAAAATGGATATGAATCTGCTAAAAACCATGCAACCCCGTAACATCGGTCCGGCGGGAATGAGCGGCAGGATTACCGCTATAGACGTTGTGACCGCGAATCCAGATATTATTTATGCTGGTTCTGCCTCTGGCGGACTATGGAAATCTACTTCGGCGGGAGTAAACTGGAAGCCTATTTTTACAGATCAGCCCACGGCTTCCATCGGCGCGGTGGCCATTCAACAATCAAACCCGGCCGTAATATGGGTGGGAACGGGGGAAGGAAACCCCAGAAATAGCGTGAATGGTGGTTATGGTATCTACAAATCATTAGACGGTGGAAAAACATGGAAGTCCATGGGGCTTGAGAAAACGCGCCACATCTACAGGGTAATCATTGATCCCACAAATGCTGATATCGTCTACGCGGCTGCCATTGGCTCGCCGTGGGGCGCGCACCCAGAGCGTGGCGTTTTTAAAACAACAGATGGAGGTAAAACCTGGAACAAAATCCTTTTTACCAATGAAAAAAGCGGTGCGGCAGAACTTGTAATGGACCCCACAAATCCTTACAAGCTTATCGCGGCTATGTGGGAACACCAGCGCGAACCCTGGTTTTTCAAATCTGGCGGGACGGGATCTGGTCTTTATATTACTTACGACGGCGGTGAAAACTGGACTAAAAAAGAAGCAAAAGATGGGCTGCCGGAAGGCAATCTGGGCAGAATAGGAATTGCCATTGCGCCCAGCGAACCCAATACGGTCTATGCCCTGGTGGAAGCCAAGAAAAACGGACTTTACAAATCTGAAGATGGAGGGGATTCCTGGAAGGTGGTCAACGAAAAATTGAACGAAATTGGGAACCGCCCTTTTTATTATGGCGAAATACACGCGTCCCCAAAAAATAAGAATTTGCTCTATTCGGTGTTTACCTATATTAATGTTTCAGAAGATGGCGGGCGCACTTTTGAAGAACTGATGCCCGCCTATGGGGTAGACAATGGCGTGCACCCAGATCACCACGCGTGGTACATTCATCCCACCAATCCTGATTTTATGATAGACGGTAATGACGGCGGTCTCAATATTACCCGGGACGGCGGAAAAACCTGGCGCTTTGCGGAAAATATTCCGGTAGGTCAATTTTATCATGTTGCGGTAGATAACGAGTATCCTTATAATGTTTATGGCGGGATGCAGGACAACGGGAGTTGGCGCGGCCCCGCTTATGTCTGGAAGGCTCAGGGGATACGTAATGCGTACTGGCAGGAAATTTCCTTTGGCGATGGTTTTGACGTAGTTCCAGATCCAGATGATAGTCAATATGGCTGGTCTATGAGTCAGGAAGGTTATGTGAGCCGCTTCGACTGGAAAACCGGAAACAACTATCTCGTGCGACCCACACACCCAGATCCTGAAGTGAAATTGCGTTTCAACTGGAATGCAGCCATTAATATTGATCCTTTTGATAACAGCACACTCTATTTTGGGAGTCAGTTTGTGCACAAATCGACTGATAAAGGGCTGACCTGGGAAATTATTTCACCAGATTTGACCACAAACAATCCAGAAAAGCAGAAACAAAGCGAAAGCGGCGGCCTGACCATGGATGCTACCGGTGCAGAAAATCATACCACGATTCTTGTTATTGAGCCTTCTCCAGTTGAAAAGGGAATGTTATGGACAGGGTCTGACGATGGCAAGGTTTTCTATACTCAGGACAATGGTGATAACTGGAACGATGTTTCCAATAACTTAAAAGACCTTCCGGAAGGTAGCTGGATTGCGCAGATCAAAGCTTCAAAAAAGAACAAGGGCGAAGCCTTGCTTGTAGCAAACAATTATAGGAGATTTGATTACAAACCCTACGTTTACCGCACGACCAATTATGGTAAAAGTTGGGATAAGATTGTAGATGATGAAGATGTGCAGAGTTACAGCCTTTCTATTATTGAGGATGAAA includes these proteins:
- a CDS encoding fasciclin domain-containing protein; the protein is MKKLITGLAAVALLFSACKENKKTTDDQMDSTTEEQTMTTDTETMEDGETVADIAMSNDQFSTLVQGVQAAGLGETLQSDGPFTIFAPTNQAFSKLPEGTLETLLKPENKEKLTGILTYHVVAGEYGAADITKAIKENDGEFEITTLEGGKLIASLDGDKVIVTDANDGQATVEQADIKGSNGVIHGINTVLMPKN
- a CDS encoding WD40/YVTN/BNR-like repeat-containing protein; this encodes MRKILHLLLLLSFSVCFSQKMDMNLLKTMQPRNIGPAGMSGRITAIDVVTANPDIIYAGSASGGLWKSTSAGVNWKPIFTDQPTASIGAVAIQQSNPAVIWVGTGEGNPRNSVNGGYGIYKSLDGGKTWKSMGLEKTRHIYRVIIDPTNADIVYAAAIGSPWGAHPERGVFKTTDGGKTWNKILFTNEKSGAAELVMDPTNPYKLIAAMWEHQREPWFFKSGGTGSGLYITYDGGENWTKKEAKDGLPEGNLGRIGIAIAPSEPNTVYALVEAKKNGLYKSEDGGDSWKVVNEKLNEIGNRPFYYGEIHASPKNKNLLYSVFTYINVSEDGGRTFEELMPAYGVDNGVHPDHHAWYIHPTNPDFMIDGNDGGLNITRDGGKTWRFAENIPVGQFYHVAVDNEYPYNVYGGMQDNGSWRGPAYVWKAQGIRNAYWQEISFGDGFDVVPDPDDSQYGWSMSQEGYVSRFDWKTGNNYLVRPTHPDPEVKLRFNWNAAINIDPFDNSTLYFGSQFVHKSTDKGLTWEIISPDLTTNNPEKQKQSESGGLTMDATGAENHTTILVIEPSPVEKGMLWTGSDDGKVFYTQDNGDNWNDVSNNLKDLPEGSWIAQIKASKKNKGEALLVANNYRRFDYKPYVYRTTNYGKSWDKIVDDEDVQSYSLSIIEDEKEPNLMFLGTDDGLYISIDAGENWSKWNKDFPTVPVKDMVIHPREDDLVLGTFGRSLWVIDDIKPLRALAKDKTILNQIEADKSTGLHVFPMPVAYKPAFQQPNGSRFGADAIFNGKNRDFGAKITYFLNPKEKEKTIEKPEESAENEQISEENTVKWDSLYVNIYNDEKLIRTLKEKAPDSTGIFTTSWAMDEKGSERPSRTLSKQDEEPGGVSVKPGTYKIVLQYGDLSSEENIIVESDPRLQVNNVAIEEQYTAAKKLEEYTQASADAVKQLVMSKNTAEDYKKRLKDRNEKKYSDAIKNSDSIVKKIESEIALFLGEIDERQGITLDPTVRVMERIGTAQNYVESRQDGLTTTENQLVAQAKSALEDALNSVNTFYKTEWQTYQMEMKNLDFSPFEEIKTFQLK